A region of Pyxidicoccus parkwaysis DNA encodes the following proteins:
- a CDS encoding SDR family NAD(P)-dependent oxidoreductase produces the protein MSTNTDSRSKVVIVSGGSRGLGQALVTGCLERGYTVATFSRSESPFIKTLTQQDPEHKRFLWQSVDATDPAALKAFVNEVSSRYGRVDALVNNAGVGIDGILPTMRTSQIEQGIDLNLKASIFLIQACSKQMLQHQSGSIINISSVNAIRGHSGVAVYSATKAALDGLTRSLARELGPKHIRVNSVAPGYFESEMVADLTPEAKQRIIRRTPLGRLGTADDMANAVLFLLSPQASFITGQTIVVDGGITC, from the coding sequence GTGTCTACAAACACAGACAGTCGTTCCAAGGTCGTCATCGTCAGCGGCGGCAGCCGCGGCCTGGGTCAGGCGCTCGTCACGGGCTGCCTGGAGCGGGGCTACACGGTGGCCACGTTCAGCCGCTCGGAGAGCCCGTTCATCAAGACGCTCACGCAGCAGGACCCCGAGCACAAGCGCTTCCTGTGGCAATCCGTGGACGCCACGGACCCCGCCGCGCTCAAGGCCTTCGTCAACGAGGTCTCTTCGCGGTACGGCCGCGTGGACGCGCTGGTCAACAACGCGGGCGTGGGCATCGACGGCATCCTTCCCACGATGCGCACGTCTCAGATTGAGCAGGGCATCGACCTGAACCTGAAGGCGAGCATCTTCCTCATCCAGGCGTGCTCGAAGCAGATGCTGCAGCACCAGTCGGGCTCCATCATCAACATCTCCTCGGTGAACGCGATTCGCGGCCACTCGGGTGTCGCGGTGTACAGCGCGACGAAGGCCGCGCTGGACGGCCTGACGCGCAGCCTGGCGCGCGAGCTTGGCCCCAAGCACATCCGCGTCAACTCGGTGGCGCCGGGCTACTTCGAGAGCGAGATGGTGGCGGACCTCACGCCGGAGGCGAAGCAGCGCATCATCCGCCGCACGCCCCTGGGCCGCCTGGGCACGGCCGACGACATGGCCAACGCCGTGCTGTTCCTGCTCTCGCCGCAGGCTTCCTTCATCACTGGTCAAACCATCGTCGTCGACGGGGGCATCACATGCTGA
- a CDS encoding type I polyketide synthase, translated as MSKSDNLQGVAIVGMACRFPGARDLDTFWKNLCEGRESITFFSREELAEAGIPAHVLDAPGFVPATPYLEDVDQFDAGFFGVTGREANFMDPQQRLFLEVAWEAFENAGYHPETVRVPVGVFAGSGGVVTSYLAAYQARAPELLGPTGSLQHIGNDKDFVATRVSYKLDLKGPSINIQTACSTSLVALHLACRSVLDGECDMALAGASTIRFPHKNGYIYQSEDILSPDGHCRAFDEKAQGTIFGSGVAAVLVKPLRAAVEAGDHIYAVIKGSAINNDGGQKVSYGASSVPGQASAMLEAMTVADVSPDTIGYVECHATGTTVGDPLEVQALTRAFRTGTSRKGFCGIGSVKTNIGHLEQTAGMAALIKTALALNHRKIPPSINFEKPNPKLALPTSPFYIQTQLTDWAANPEHPRRAGLNGLGLGGTNAFVVLEEAPELPSKKRAPTPEDRPLHTLALSARSEAALTQSAGRFSRFLNAHPDVDLADVCFTASTSRASFPHRLAISARSTQELVTRLESVGQEVLAPGVALGNGKQRMVAFLFTGQGSQYAGMAAELYRTQPVFRAALDECDAQSRAHMDRSLLSVLFAEDADAQLINETGYTQIALFAVEYALATLWRSFGINPDVVMGHSVGEVTAACVAGVMDLPDALRLISHRGRLMQGLPRNGGMVAVFATEARVLELIAPYGGKLSIAAGNAPQSTVVSGEKEALASLLLTLSTHNIGFKELVVSHAFHSALMDPILDQLEAVAASIRFRKPSIKVVSNLTGTFMEEAPTARYWREHAREAVRFARGMQTLREAGIELFLEVGPGSSLLGLGRQCVPDATATWLSSISRQKGDWEVLSESLRALYVGGHAVDWAGFDKAYTRKRLALPTYPFQRKRYWVSESRNTGAAPRNKDGHPLLGERLRSTLKEAQYEAHYSLDVLTYLDDHRIFGLPVLPTTAALELVTTAARQHFGVDDVVMETFLYREAMVLPEEGHRVVHLVVSPEGEGRATFKVYSTDERPGAPWIHHIDGELKTRRESPPEAASLPALRERCLTSVPIDRYYPAIRAMGLEYGPAFRGIQELWQGDGEALTRVRLPEHVQAQPYTVQPAFLDACLHVYAALAEANGDFTVPPDDLTRTFLPISMERYHTLESGVREAWVHAVRRPGATPDVMTVDIRLYTEDGRPLAVMQGLQVRRLTREAMQPTAAVMDPLLDSLYQRAWEERPALAPVVREKDALANRWLILADRGGVGSALAEQLRELGEKVHVVYPDLTLVVGDRRKAIAADEPGLFHRMVRDYFGVPGVSYRHVVYLWGLDAPSTESLTLEQLAATEGSTVGSALLLIQAVSVVNSVTGASPRLWFVTRNAQAATPEQGAEVAQAPLWALGSAMALRHADLWGGLVDLERREDSNPSADAAALLPELWHSDGEDQVALRGGKRLAFRLARANKPKPQQDGSLFHGDATYLITGGLGSTGLQLAEWMVAHGGARSLLLADPRPLDEPRSRAVEALVKRGAKVHVAAVDVTRDADMQRLFSEELKALPALKGVFHCAASRQDDLLDMIVWKKFSGGMTPLAKGAWLLHQHTRDMKLDHFVLMGSVLSWLGTDGRANEAAGSAFLEALVQARRAKGLPGAVIQWGPWELTGRTAARADLSNGVQALQPVHALQAVDYVLRHGLEHAGVTLIDWTAWTQQFKGGAPTLYSNLGKGGARKRRAQRAGEDPRILLQRIQLAPESERRDVIIEVVRKQVTDVLAADEQVAIDAPLVGFGLDSLVSVNLVNRLEPALGLAVPLAKLLQGASVQSLVDDLFPALRPAASKAA; from the coding sequence ATGAGCAAGTCTGACAACCTCCAAGGCGTCGCAATCGTCGGCATGGCGTGCCGCTTCCCGGGTGCCAGGGATTTGGACACGTTCTGGAAGAACCTGTGTGAGGGCCGCGAGTCCATCACCTTCTTCAGCCGCGAGGAGCTGGCGGAGGCGGGCATTCCCGCGCACGTCCTGGACGCGCCGGGCTTCGTGCCCGCCACGCCGTACCTGGAGGACGTGGACCAGTTCGACGCCGGGTTCTTCGGTGTCACCGGGCGGGAAGCGAACTTCATGGACCCCCAGCAGCGCCTCTTCCTGGAGGTGGCGTGGGAGGCCTTCGAGAACGCGGGCTATCACCCCGAGACGGTCCGCGTGCCGGTGGGCGTGTTCGCCGGCTCGGGCGGTGTCGTCACCAGCTACCTCGCGGCGTACCAGGCGCGCGCGCCGGAGCTGCTCGGGCCCACGGGCAGCCTGCAGCACATCGGCAACGACAAGGACTTCGTCGCCACGCGCGTCTCGTACAAGCTGGACTTGAAGGGCCCCAGCATCAACATCCAGACGGCGTGCTCCACGTCGCTGGTGGCGCTGCACCTCGCGTGCAGGAGCGTGCTGGATGGCGAGTGCGACATGGCGCTGGCGGGCGCGTCCACCATCCGCTTCCCGCACAAGAACGGCTACATCTACCAGAGCGAGGACATCCTCTCTCCGGACGGGCACTGCCGCGCCTTCGACGAGAAGGCGCAGGGCACCATCTTCGGCAGCGGCGTGGCGGCGGTGCTGGTCAAGCCCCTGCGCGCGGCCGTGGAGGCGGGTGACCACATCTACGCGGTCATCAAGGGCAGTGCCATCAACAACGACGGCGGGCAGAAGGTCAGCTACGGCGCGTCCAGCGTGCCCGGCCAGGCCTCGGCGATGCTGGAGGCCATGACGGTGGCGGACGTGTCGCCCGACACCATCGGCTATGTGGAGTGCCACGCCACCGGCACCACGGTGGGTGACCCGCTGGAGGTGCAGGCGCTGACGCGCGCGTTCCGCACCGGCACCTCGCGCAAGGGCTTCTGCGGCATCGGCTCGGTGAAGACGAACATCGGCCACCTGGAGCAGACGGCCGGCATGGCCGCGCTCATCAAGACGGCGCTGGCGCTCAATCACCGCAAGATTCCCCCCTCCATCAACTTCGAGAAGCCGAACCCGAAGCTCGCGCTGCCGACGAGCCCCTTCTACATCCAGACGCAGCTCACCGACTGGGCGGCCAACCCCGAGCACCCGCGCCGCGCGGGACTCAATGGCCTGGGCCTGGGCGGGACGAACGCCTTCGTGGTGCTGGAGGAGGCGCCCGAGCTGCCGTCGAAGAAGCGCGCTCCGACGCCGGAGGACCGGCCGCTGCACACGCTGGCCCTGTCCGCGCGCAGCGAGGCCGCCCTCACGCAGAGCGCCGGGCGCTTCTCGCGGTTCCTGAACGCGCACCCGGACGTGGACCTCGCGGACGTGTGCTTCACCGCGAGCACCAGCCGCGCGTCCTTCCCGCATCGCCTGGCCATCTCCGCGCGCTCCACCCAGGAGTTGGTGACGCGCCTGGAGAGCGTGGGCCAGGAGGTGCTCGCGCCGGGCGTGGCCCTGGGCAACGGCAAGCAGCGCATGGTGGCGTTCCTCTTCACCGGCCAGGGCTCGCAGTACGCGGGCATGGCCGCGGAGCTCTACCGCACGCAGCCCGTCTTCCGCGCAGCGCTGGACGAGTGCGATGCGCAGTCCCGCGCGCACATGGACCGCTCGCTGTTGAGCGTGCTCTTCGCGGAGGACGCGGACGCGCAGCTCATCAATGAGACGGGCTACACGCAGATTGCGCTGTTCGCCGTCGAGTACGCGCTGGCGACGCTCTGGCGCTCGTTCGGCATCAACCCCGACGTGGTGATGGGACACAGCGTGGGCGAGGTGACGGCGGCCTGTGTGGCGGGCGTCATGGACCTGCCGGACGCGCTGCGGCTCATCTCGCACCGCGGCCGCCTGATGCAGGGCCTGCCGCGCAACGGCGGCATGGTGGCCGTGTTCGCCACCGAGGCGCGCGTGCTGGAGCTCATCGCGCCGTATGGCGGCAAGCTGTCCATCGCCGCGGGCAACGCGCCCCAGAGCACCGTCGTCTCCGGTGAGAAGGAGGCGCTGGCCTCGCTGCTGCTGACGCTGAGCACGCACAACATCGGCTTCAAGGAGCTGGTCGTCTCGCACGCCTTCCACTCGGCGCTGATGGACCCCATCCTCGACCAGCTCGAGGCCGTGGCCGCGTCCATCCGCTTCCGCAAGCCGAGCATCAAGGTGGTGTCCAACCTCACGGGCACCTTCATGGAGGAGGCGCCCACCGCGCGCTACTGGCGCGAGCATGCGCGCGAGGCGGTGCGCTTCGCGCGGGGCATGCAGACGCTGCGCGAGGCCGGCATCGAGCTGTTCCTGGAGGTGGGCCCCGGCTCCAGCCTCCTGGGCCTGGGCCGTCAGTGCGTCCCCGATGCGACGGCCACGTGGCTGTCCTCCATCAGCCGCCAGAAGGGCGACTGGGAGGTGCTCTCGGAGAGCCTGCGCGCCCTCTACGTGGGCGGGCACGCGGTGGACTGGGCCGGCTTCGACAAGGCCTACACGCGCAAGCGCCTGGCGCTGCCCACCTACCCGTTCCAGCGCAAGCGCTACTGGGTGAGCGAGTCGCGCAACACCGGCGCCGCTCCGCGCAACAAGGACGGCCACCCGCTGCTCGGCGAGCGCCTGCGCTCCACGCTGAAGGAGGCCCAGTACGAGGCGCACTACAGCCTGGACGTGCTGACGTACCTGGACGACCACCGCATCTTCGGCCTGCCGGTGCTGCCCACCACGGCCGCGCTGGAGCTGGTGACGACGGCCGCCCGTCAGCACTTCGGCGTGGACGACGTGGTGATGGAGACCTTCCTCTACCGCGAGGCCATGGTGCTTCCCGAGGAGGGCCACCGCGTGGTGCACCTGGTCGTCTCGCCCGAGGGCGAGGGCCGCGCCACCTTCAAGGTCTACAGCACCGACGAGCGGCCGGGCGCGCCGTGGATTCACCACATCGACGGTGAGCTGAAGACGCGCCGCGAGAGCCCCCCGGAGGCGGCCTCGCTGCCGGCCCTGCGCGAGCGCTGCCTCACGTCCGTGCCCATCGACCGCTACTACCCGGCCATCCGCGCCATGGGCCTGGAGTACGGCCCGGCCTTCCGCGGCATCCAGGAGCTGTGGCAGGGCGACGGCGAGGCATTGACTCGCGTCCGCCTGCCGGAGCACGTGCAGGCCCAGCCCTACACCGTCCAGCCCGCGTTCCTCGACGCGTGTCTCCACGTCTACGCCGCGCTGGCGGAGGCCAACGGTGACTTCACCGTTCCGCCGGATGACCTGACGCGCACCTTCCTGCCCATCAGCATGGAGCGCTACCACACGCTGGAGTCGGGCGTGCGCGAGGCGTGGGTCCATGCGGTGCGCCGGCCCGGCGCGACGCCGGATGTGATGACGGTGGACATTCGCCTCTACACGGAGGACGGCCGCCCGCTCGCGGTGATGCAGGGCCTCCAGGTCCGCCGCCTCACGCGCGAGGCCATGCAGCCCACGGCGGCTGTGATGGACCCGCTGCTGGACTCCCTCTATCAGCGCGCGTGGGAGGAGCGTCCCGCGCTGGCGCCGGTGGTCCGCGAGAAGGACGCCCTGGCCAACCGCTGGCTCATCCTCGCGGACCGTGGCGGCGTGGGCAGCGCTCTGGCGGAGCAGCTGCGCGAGCTGGGCGAGAAGGTCCACGTCGTCTACCCGGACCTGACGCTGGTGGTGGGAGACCGCCGCAAGGCCATTGCCGCGGACGAGCCGGGACTGTTCCACCGGATGGTGCGCGACTACTTCGGCGTGCCCGGTGTGTCGTACCGCCACGTCGTGTACCTGTGGGGCCTGGATGCGCCGTCCACGGAGTCGCTCACGCTGGAGCAGCTCGCCGCCACGGAAGGCAGCACCGTGGGCAGCGCGCTGCTGCTGATTCAGGCGGTGTCCGTGGTCAACTCGGTGACGGGCGCCTCGCCGCGCCTGTGGTTCGTCACGCGCAACGCGCAGGCGGCCACGCCGGAACAGGGCGCGGAGGTGGCACAGGCGCCGCTGTGGGCGCTGGGCTCCGCCATGGCGCTGCGCCACGCGGACCTGTGGGGCGGCCTGGTGGACCTGGAGCGCCGCGAGGACAGCAATCCCTCGGCGGACGCGGCCGCGCTGCTGCCGGAATTGTGGCACTCGGATGGTGAGGACCAGGTCGCGCTGCGTGGTGGCAAGCGCCTGGCGTTCCGGCTCGCCCGGGCGAACAAGCCGAAGCCCCAGCAGGACGGCTCGCTGTTTCACGGCGACGCGACGTACCTCATCACTGGCGGGCTCGGGTCCACGGGACTTCAGCTCGCGGAGTGGATGGTGGCCCACGGCGGAGCGCGCAGCCTGCTCCTCGCGGACCCGCGTCCGCTGGACGAGCCGCGCAGCCGGGCCGTGGAGGCGCTGGTGAAGCGCGGCGCGAAGGTGCACGTGGCGGCGGTGGACGTCACGCGTGATGCCGACATGCAGCGGCTGTTCTCCGAGGAGCTGAAGGCCCTGCCCGCGCTCAAGGGCGTCTTTCACTGCGCGGCCTCGCGGCAGGACGACCTGCTGGACATGATTGTCTGGAAGAAGTTCTCCGGCGGCATGACGCCCCTCGCGAAGGGCGCATGGCTGCTGCACCAGCACACGCGGGACATGAAGCTGGACCACTTCGTCCTCATGGGCTCGGTGCTGAGCTGGCTGGGCACGGACGGGCGCGCCAACGAGGCCGCCGGCAGCGCCTTCCTGGAGGCGCTGGTCCAGGCCCGCAGGGCGAAGGGGCTGCCCGGCGCCGTCATCCAGTGGGGCCCGTGGGAACTGACCGGCAGGACGGCCGCGCGCGCAGACCTCTCGAATGGCGTGCAGGCGCTCCAGCCGGTGCATGCGCTGCAGGCGGTGGACTACGTGCTGCGCCACGGCCTGGAGCACGCCGGTGTGACGCTCATCGACTGGACGGCGTGGACGCAGCAGTTCAAGGGCGGCGCGCCGACGCTCTACTCGAACCTGGGCAAGGGCGGCGCCCGCAAGCGCCGCGCGCAGCGGGCGGGCGAGGACCCGCGCATCCTCCTGCAGCGCATCCAGCTGGCTCCGGAGAGCGAGCGCCGCGACGTCATCATCGAAGTGGTGCGCAAGCAGGTGACGGACGTGCTGGCCGCGGACGAGCAGGTCGCCATCGACGCGCCACTGGTGGGCTTCGGGCTGGACTCGCTCGTCTCGGTGAACCTGGTCAACCGCCTGGAGCCCGCGCTGGGCCTGGCGGTGCCGCTCGCCAAGCTGCTGCAGGGGGCCAGCGTCCAGAGCCTCGTGGACGACCTGTTCCCCGCGCTGCGCCCGGCCGCCAGCAAGGCCGCGTGA
- a CDS encoding class I adenylate-forming enzyme family protein: MADVQWVLERLESHGTQPALIWEDSEVSYATLAQRVKGWLTELKKHGLDAGKSVALRGDYNPETCALLVALILNHNIAVPLAPSVKTLKEFLEIAECDALFEFEGTKLLGVQALTHPTEHPFIQQLKSQGAPGLILFSSGSTGKSKASLLDFERMLRKFKKVRNGQRTLSFLLLDHIGGINTLLHALTSGGTVVPLRERTPQAICTAVQKHKVQLLPTTPTFLNLLLMSEAYKQYDLSSLEMITYGTEPMPAATLKHLAEVFPHIKLKQTYGLSELGILQTKSKDNSSLWVKVGGEGYELKVVDDILWIRAESAMLGYLNAPSPFNDEGWFITGDAVEVDGEYMRILGRKSEIINVGGEKVYPAEVESVLLQCPNVADATVVGKPSPITGHVVTARIRLKDAEDPIALTKRVRTFCRERLAPYKIPVAVEIVEGQLHGDRFKKARAG, translated from the coding sequence ATGGCTGATGTTCAGTGGGTATTGGAGCGCCTGGAGTCTCACGGCACACAGCCTGCGCTGATCTGGGAAGACAGCGAAGTGTCCTACGCCACGCTGGCGCAGCGGGTGAAGGGCTGGCTCACCGAGCTGAAGAAGCACGGCCTGGACGCGGGCAAGTCGGTGGCGCTGCGCGGGGACTACAACCCCGAGACGTGCGCCCTGCTGGTCGCGCTCATCCTCAATCACAATATCGCGGTGCCACTCGCTCCCTCGGTCAAGACGCTGAAGGAGTTCCTCGAGATTGCCGAGTGCGACGCGCTCTTCGAGTTCGAGGGCACGAAGCTCCTCGGCGTGCAGGCGCTCACGCACCCCACCGAGCACCCGTTCATCCAGCAGCTCAAGAGCCAGGGCGCGCCGGGCCTCATCCTGTTCAGCTCGGGCTCCACGGGGAAGAGCAAGGCGTCGCTGCTCGACTTCGAGCGGATGCTCCGGAAGTTCAAGAAGGTGCGCAACGGGCAGCGCACGCTGAGCTTCCTGCTCCTGGACCACATCGGCGGCATCAACACGCTGCTGCACGCGCTGACGTCGGGCGGCACCGTCGTCCCGCTGCGTGAGCGCACGCCGCAGGCCATCTGCACCGCTGTGCAGAAGCACAAGGTGCAGCTGCTGCCCACCACGCCCACCTTCCTCAACCTCCTGCTGATGTCCGAGGCGTACAAGCAGTACGACCTGTCATCGCTGGAGATGATTACCTACGGCACCGAGCCGATGCCGGCCGCCACGCTGAAGCACCTCGCCGAGGTCTTCCCCCACATCAAGCTCAAGCAGACGTATGGCCTGTCCGAGCTGGGCATCCTCCAGACGAAGTCGAAGGACAACTCGTCGCTCTGGGTGAAGGTGGGCGGCGAGGGCTACGAGCTCAAGGTCGTCGACGACATCCTCTGGATTCGCGCCGAGTCCGCGATGCTCGGCTACCTGAACGCGCCGTCTCCGTTCAACGACGAGGGCTGGTTCATCACCGGCGACGCGGTGGAGGTGGATGGCGAGTACATGCGCATCCTCGGCCGCAAGTCGGAAATCATCAACGTGGGTGGCGAGAAGGTGTACCCAGCCGAGGTGGAGAGCGTCCTCCTCCAGTGCCCCAACGTGGCGGACGCGACTGTCGTCGGCAAGCCGAGCCCGATTACGGGCCACGTGGTGACGGCGCGCATCCGGCTGAAGGATGCCGAGGACCCGATTGCCCTGACGAAGCGGGTGCGCACGTTCTGCCGCGAGCGGCTGGCGCCCTACAAGATTCCCGTGGCGGTCGAGATTGTCGAAGGCCAGCTCCACGGTGACCGTTTCAAGAAGGCTCGCGCCGGCTGA
- a CDS encoding acyl carrier protein — translation MLSQNPNKQELQKLIQEHIRQILEEKGVAEGKVPEIGDENRLGSELGLSSLDLAQLVATLEMRLKADPFQELVPITSVRTVADLIGAYEKFFSGDTSDGGQADALLESKRRAEARRNNRS, via the coding sequence ATGCTGAGCCAGAATCCCAACAAGCAGGAGCTGCAGAAGCTCATCCAGGAGCACATCCGCCAGATTCTCGAGGAGAAGGGCGTCGCCGAGGGCAAGGTGCCTGAGATTGGCGACGAGAACCGGCTCGGCTCGGAGCTGGGCCTGTCCTCGCTGGACCTGGCGCAGCTCGTGGCCACGCTGGAGATGCGCCTGAAGGCGGACCCGTTCCAGGAGCTGGTGCCCATCACCAGCGTCCGCACCGTGGCGGACCTCATCGGCGCCTACGAGAAGTTCTTCTCCGGCGACACGAGCGACGGCGGCCAGGCCGACGCGCTGCTCGAGAGCAAGCGCCGCGCCGAGGCGCGCCGCAACAACCGTTCCTGA
- a CDS encoding AfsA-related hotdog domain-containing protein: MTVSNFERLLDKELARPHALIVGQGVSLERLSLLEERIQKSPAKNRVTIQEARIRDRCPGKYTHKHFDHNTIITTPFRDEKADLYRSYLVLDDDCAEMSDHVTGHHLQGVVFFEASRQMLLAATERFWLEQIGRPYYFVLNEYNITYHTFGFPLPTELTMKVLAERGDTRQSGSVFLDIKVEFFQVGVPITECVIKYAAFDKALLSAREGLLSRMALVKHSPSLSPLNETDA, from the coding sequence ATGACTGTCTCCAACTTCGAGCGGCTGCTCGATAAGGAATTGGCGCGGCCGCACGCGCTCATCGTGGGTCAGGGCGTGTCGCTGGAGCGACTGTCATTGCTGGAGGAGCGCATCCAGAAGAGCCCCGCGAAGAACCGCGTCACCATCCAGGAAGCGCGCATCCGCGACCGCTGCCCGGGCAAGTACACGCACAAGCACTTCGACCACAACACCATCATCACCACGCCGTTCCGGGACGAGAAGGCGGACCTGTACCGCTCGTACCTGGTGCTGGACGACGACTGCGCGGAGATGAGCGACCACGTCACGGGCCACCACCTGCAGGGCGTGGTGTTCTTCGAGGCGTCGCGGCAGATGCTGCTGGCGGCCACGGAGCGCTTCTGGCTCGAGCAGATTGGCCGGCCGTACTACTTCGTGCTCAACGAGTACAACATCACGTATCACACCTTCGGCTTCCCGCTGCCGACGGAACTCACCATGAAAGTGCTCGCGGAGCGCGGTGACACGCGCCAGTCCGGCTCCGTGTTCCTCGACATCAAGGTGGAGTTCTTCCAGGTCGGGGTGCCCATCACCGAGTGCGTCATCAAGTACGCCGCCTTCGACAAGGCGCTCCTGAGCGCGCGCGAGGGACTGCTGTCCCGCATGGCGCTCGTGAAGCACTCGCCCAGCCTTTCGCCTCTCAACGAAACCGACGCCTGA
- a CDS encoding HAD family hydrolase, with translation MSNKYIVFSDVDETLIRFKSMITFMDYFLYKTPYAARPEAEEKRKEFQAINAANTPTADRAALNKRFYAMFAGINQAELQEAARTWLKDVLAAGNLFISASYSEQLEHKKKGAELVLVSGSFADILGPVVNMVGADRLICSELEVKDGVYTGVLLQQVIGDGKWDAIQRYIDGRGVELKSCYAYGDHVSDLCFMEKVGNPVVVGDAPAMLKVARERNWRVLAGH, from the coding sequence ATGAGCAACAAGTACATCGTGTTCTCGGATGTCGATGAAACGCTGATCCGCTTCAAGAGCATGATCACGTTCATGGACTACTTCCTCTACAAGACCCCCTACGCGGCCCGGCCGGAGGCGGAGGAGAAGCGGAAGGAGTTCCAGGCCATCAACGCCGCGAACACGCCCACCGCGGACCGCGCGGCGCTGAACAAGCGCTTCTACGCGATGTTCGCGGGCATCAACCAGGCGGAGCTCCAGGAGGCGGCCCGGACCTGGCTGAAGGACGTGCTGGCGGCCGGCAACCTGTTCATCTCGGCCTCGTACAGCGAGCAGCTCGAGCACAAGAAGAAGGGCGCGGAGCTGGTGCTGGTGTCGGGCTCGTTCGCGGACATCCTCGGCCCCGTCGTCAACATGGTGGGCGCGGACCGGCTCATCTGCTCGGAGCTGGAGGTGAAGGACGGCGTCTACACCGGCGTGCTGCTGCAGCAGGTGATTGGCGACGGCAAGTGGGACGCCATCCAGCGCTACATCGACGGGCGCGGCGTCGAGCTGAAGTCCTGCTACGCGTACGGCGACCACGTATCCGACCTCTGCTTCATGGAGAAGGTCGGCAACCCCGTCGTCGTGGGTGATGCGCCGGCCATGCTGAAGGTGGCCCGGGAGCGCAACTGGCGCGTGCTGGCGGGGCACTGA
- a CDS encoding MFS transporter, translated as MSTEKSTKWAVLTPCAAILLALGSIVMVQPIFQFIGADFGLPITDVRVSFSYCSLAYAVSFFLLGPLTDRVSLTRMATVSALGLAGSVAVCGLAPNFTLFNAGMCLMGAFAAGLVSPMFPYMTRIAPPGKAGAYLGLCLSATVTGLIVGRTVLGILTGHFGWRTAMVSYAAPALLVAVALVRARVLPPLPGDKPSLAGQYARTLKLLTIPRIVLRYLAGFLLFFAYLGTLTMLTFYLVAPPFGLTVAQLGWLSLAGIGGAVIAPKAGALAQQYGASRVVRVGVVMVLVSFGIMLVFQNIPAVTVGVLVMYTGVYACQPAVFYDVTTAITPQQMGAASSLYLLSCLSGGSFGSYALGPVWQRWGWKGVMAAAGAATLGTLVLGSLGGAKKAKAEVLASGAVRGDGLAGGKS; from the coding sequence ATGAGCACGGAAAAGAGCACGAAGTGGGCGGTCCTCACGCCCTGCGCGGCGATTCTGCTCGCGCTGGGCTCCATCGTGATGGTGCAGCCCATCTTCCAGTTCATCGGGGCTGACTTCGGGCTGCCCATCACCGACGTCCGCGTCTCGTTCAGCTACTGCAGCCTCGCGTACGCGGTGTCCTTCTTCCTCCTCGGGCCGCTGACGGACCGGGTGAGCCTCACGCGCATGGCGACGGTCAGCGCGCTAGGGCTCGCGGGCAGCGTGGCGGTGTGCGGGCTGGCGCCCAACTTCACGCTCTTCAACGCGGGCATGTGCCTGATGGGCGCGTTCGCGGCGGGGCTCGTGAGCCCCATGTTCCCGTACATGACGCGCATTGCTCCTCCGGGAAAGGCGGGCGCGTACCTGGGGCTGTGCCTCAGCGCCACGGTGACGGGCCTGATTGTGGGCCGCACGGTGCTGGGCATCCTCACCGGCCACTTCGGCTGGCGGACCGCCATGGTGAGCTACGCCGCGCCGGCGCTGCTGGTGGCGGTGGCGCTGGTGCGCGCGCGGGTGCTGCCTCCCCTTCCCGGAGACAAGCCCTCGCTGGCGGGCCAGTACGCGCGGACGCTGAAGCTGCTGACGATTCCGCGCATCGTCCTGCGCTACCTCGCGGGCTTCCTGCTGTTCTTCGCGTACCTGGGCACGCTGACGATGCTGACGTTCTACCTGGTGGCCCCGCCCTTCGGACTGACGGTGGCGCAGCTCGGGTGGCTGAGCCTGGCGGGCATCGGCGGCGCGGTGATTGCGCCCAAGGCGGGCGCGCTGGCGCAGCAGTACGGCGCGAGCCGCGTGGTGCGCGTGGGCGTGGTGATGGTGCTGGTGTCGTTCGGCATCATGCTGGTGTTCCAGAACATCCCCGCCGTCACGGTGGGCGTGCTGGTGATGTACACCGGCGTGTACGCCTGCCAGCCGGCGGTGTTCTACGACGTCACCACGGCGATTACGCCCCAGCAGATGGGCGCGGCGTCGTCGCTGTATCTCCTGAGCTGCCTTTCCGGTGGCAGCTTCGGCAGCTACGCGCTGGGCCCCGTGTGGCAGCGCTGGGGCTGGAAGGGTGTCATGGCCGCGGCGGGCGCGGCGACGCTCGGCACGCTCGTGCTGGGCTCGCTCGGCGGGGCGAAGAAGGCAAAGGCGGAGGTCTTGGCGAGCGGCGCCGTGCGTGGCGACGGACTCGCGGGAGGAAAGTCATGA